Proteins encoded in a region of the Brevundimonas vesicularis genome:
- the hfaD gene encoding holdfast anchor protein HfaD — protein sequence MARPAPIRLVGMMAATATFAALATEASAQQTPACDPQAGESCSSTQTQTGDVTGLVDIDLSVDQVTVSTNAQGNALAGGVTAASAGLVSRQSMTGATLARSNVVVNGEADGQLSVDTTARGNYLGVTTDRATFAVDASQSATGDRVEAGTYVQAPNGRVLQGGFATSTAVANAVALGGPSSSLTGVIDQRAQTTVFAETVADVQYIPAPATFSSQAVANAVQTNTTGASHQDLAIRQSNAASTTEARTDVYVDNGWDLTVGANAGANQAITANAGGSMLIQTDQANAGRVRADARVQTNLQGQTVLAARSVANETVAGNNDIYLKLDNTQLNTGGVEANATYVGVNGYDAYVGSDAVGNAVTGYACSQCGGDVNVNNNQTNSGNVTATTNATVSSGRTAVVGANAVGNSASFYISRPGG from the coding sequence ATGGCCAGACCCGCGCCGATCCGTCTCGTTGGCATGATGGCCGCGACGGCGACGTTCGCCGCACTCGCCACTGAGGCGAGCGCGCAGCAGACGCCGGCCTGCGATCCGCAAGCCGGCGAAAGCTGCTCCAGCACCCAGACCCAGACCGGCGACGTCACCGGCCTGGTGGATATCGACCTGTCCGTCGATCAGGTGACCGTCAGCACAAACGCCCAAGGCAATGCGCTTGCGGGCGGGGTCACTGCCGCCTCCGCCGGCCTGGTCTCGCGCCAGTCGATGACCGGCGCCACGTTGGCCCGCAGCAATGTGGTTGTGAACGGAGAAGCCGACGGTCAGCTCAGCGTCGATACGACCGCGCGCGGCAACTATCTCGGCGTCACCACCGATCGCGCGACCTTCGCCGTGGACGCCAGCCAGTCCGCGACCGGCGACCGGGTCGAGGCCGGAACCTATGTTCAGGCGCCGAACGGCCGCGTGCTGCAGGGCGGTTTCGCGACCAGCACCGCCGTCGCCAACGCCGTCGCCCTGGGCGGCCCCTCCTCGTCCCTGACCGGCGTCATCGACCAGAGGGCCCAGACCACCGTCTTCGCCGAGACCGTCGCCGACGTTCAATACATCCCCGCGCCCGCGACCTTCTCGTCCCAGGCTGTCGCCAATGCGGTCCAGACGAACACCACCGGCGCCTCGCACCAGGACTTGGCCATCCGCCAGTCGAACGCCGCCTCGACGACCGAGGCGCGCACCGACGTCTATGTCGACAACGGCTGGGACCTGACGGTCGGCGCCAACGCCGGGGCCAATCAGGCGATCACCGCCAACGCCGGCGGCTCCATGCTGATCCAGACGGACCAGGCCAACGCCGGCCGCGTCCGCGCCGACGCCCGCGTCCAGACCAACCTCCAGGGCCAGACGGTTCTGGCGGCCCGCAGCGTCGCCAACGAGACGGTCGCCGGCAACAACGACATCTATCTGAAGCTGGACAACACTCAGCTGAACACCGGCGGGGTCGAGGCCAACGCGACCTATGTCGGCGTCAACGGCTATGACGCCTATGTCGGCTCCGACGCGGTCGGCAATGCGGTGACGGGCTATGCCTGTTCCCAGTGCGGCGGCGACGTCAACGTCAACAACAACCAGACCAACAGCGGCAATGTCACCGCGACCACCAACGCCACGGTCTCGTCCGGACGCACCGCCGTGGTCGGCGCCAACGCCGTCGGCAACAGCGCCAGCTTCTACATCAGCCGCCCCGGCGGCTGA
- the hfaA gene encoding holdfast anchoring protein HfaA translates to MPAKRLFVSTAVMAFAAAASVPAIAQSTGSGGAARFQQGYGGARTAANTAATGYTRDANGNRLIVNGIIQSGASSYSSQSGGAASAYAGAGASSNGGTTIGGSTAIGNQLNVVVQGSRNTVIVNSTQTNTGAINAGTALNGNINLP, encoded by the coding sequence ATGCCCGCCAAGAGGCTGTTTGTATCCACCGCCGTCATGGCTTTCGCCGCCGCTGCGAGCGTGCCGGCGATTGCGCAGTCGACGGGTTCGGGCGGCGCTGCGCGCTTCCAGCAGGGCTACGGCGGCGCGCGAACGGCCGCCAATACGGCCGCGACCGGCTATACCCGCGACGCCAACGGCAATCGTCTGATCGTCAACGGCATCATCCAGTCCGGCGCCTCATCCTATTCCAGCCAGTCCGGCGGCGCGGCCTCGGCCTATGCCGGCGCAGGCGCGTCCAGCAACGGCGGCACGACCATCGGCGGCTCCACCGCCATCGGCAATCAGCTGAACGTGGTGGTCCAGGGCAGCCGCAACACCGTCATCGTCAACTCGACCCAGACCAATACCGGCGCCATCAACGCCGGTACGGCCCTGAACGGGAACATCAACCTGCCATGA
- a CDS encoding M16 family metallopeptidase: MRSARHLLLVAVSGLALTTGAFAAPALAQTAPPAAAAAGQVAPSAPWAQAASDIPADPAVRYGLLPNGMRYALLHNATPPGQASFRLRIDAGSLMERDDQKGLAHFMEHMAFNGTKDVPENEMLRILERLGLAFGADTNAFTSFDQTAYMLELPNTKDETVDPSLHILREMMSAALMAPDAIDSERGVIVGEERTRDTPQLRVLKTQLGLLAPGQRLSERLPIGDLDIIRTAPRQRFVDFYDAYYRPSRATFIAVGDFDVDAMEAKVRAAFVDWKPTAADGPEPDLGTVAPRQPQTSILVEPGIQSSIQINWIKAPDLSPDTAAERAADVRRGLGLAVLNRRLGEIARADNPPFIGAGAGYQSLFDSLDAGTLSVAFNPGGWQRALESVEQESRRLAEYGVSGAELQREIVNTRTALQNAVASAATRSTPALATGLLGAVNDDQVFSSPQTNLDLFNKAVEGLTVDQVNQATKAVFEGQGPLLLFSSPVPVEGGEAAVTAALEASRNTPVQARAAEAELKWPYADFGAPAVPAARSEVADLGATLVRFPNGTLLNIKKTDFRADQILVSARTGLGELGLPADTLSPLSMASTVLAPGGLGKLSLDEMNRVLSGRTYSAAVNQAGDAYIFAGATKPADLQLELQVLAAYLTDPGLRGASFEQTKAMFPQILAQLGATPRGVFQRDASGLLASGDARETTPTAEQIAAIQIDDIRSGVRSALAQGPVEITVVGDVDVDAVIAAVGSTFGALPSRGEAPTPPAGSTVRKFPAPTATPVQLYHTGPAEQALGFVAWPTTDQVEDRKTARQLSILSDVLQLRLNDEIREKQGLAYSPSAGSTASDTYPGYGFISVTAETPPAALPKLFETVDAIAADLRDNPISEDELNRARRPAVERIRRSMADNGYWLTQLSQAQSDPATLDQTRNQIATLEAVTAADLQALARQYLKSDSAWRATVTAQPAAQ, translated from the coding sequence ATGCGTTCTGCGCGTCATCTGCTGCTTGTCGCCGTCTCGGGACTGGCCCTGACCACCGGGGCTTTCGCCGCCCCTGCTCTCGCCCAAACCGCGCCGCCCGCTGCGGCCGCCGCCGGTCAGGTCGCGCCGTCAGCCCCCTGGGCCCAGGCTGCCAGCGACATCCCCGCCGATCCGGCCGTCCGTTACGGCCTGCTGCCCAACGGCATGCGCTACGCCCTGCTGCACAATGCGACGCCTCCGGGCCAGGCCTCGTTCCGTCTGCGCATCGACGCCGGCTCGCTGATGGAGCGCGACGATCAGAAGGGTCTGGCTCACTTCATGGAGCACATGGCCTTCAACGGCACCAAGGACGTGCCGGAAAACGAGATGTTGCGCATCCTCGAGCGCCTGGGCCTGGCCTTCGGCGCCGACACCAACGCCTTTACCAGCTTCGACCAGACCGCCTATATGCTGGAGCTGCCCAACACCAAGGACGAGACGGTCGATCCCAGCCTGCACATCCTGCGTGAGATGATGTCGGCGGCCCTGATGGCGCCAGATGCCATCGATTCCGAACGCGGCGTCATCGTCGGCGAAGAACGGACCCGCGACACGCCGCAACTGCGCGTGCTGAAGACCCAGCTCGGCCTTCTGGCGCCCGGCCAGCGTCTGTCGGAACGCCTGCCCATCGGCGACCTCGACATCATCCGCACCGCGCCGCGCCAGCGCTTCGTCGACTTCTACGACGCCTACTATCGCCCCTCGCGCGCCACCTTCATCGCCGTGGGCGACTTCGACGTGGATGCGATGGAGGCCAAGGTCCGCGCGGCCTTTGTCGACTGGAAGCCGACCGCCGCCGATGGTCCGGAGCCTGACCTGGGAACCGTCGCCCCGCGTCAACCGCAGACCAGCATCCTGGTCGAGCCGGGCATCCAGTCCTCAATCCAGATTAACTGGATCAAGGCCCCGGACCTCAGCCCCGACACGGCCGCCGAACGCGCCGCCGACGTCCGTCGCGGCCTGGGTCTGGCCGTGCTGAACCGTCGCCTGGGCGAGATCGCCCGCGCCGACAACCCGCCCTTCATCGGCGCCGGCGCCGGTTATCAGTCGCTGTTCGACAGCCTGGACGCCGGCACCCTGTCGGTCGCCTTCAATCCCGGCGGCTGGCAGCGTGCGCTGGAAAGCGTCGAGCAGGAAAGCCGTCGTCTGGCCGAATACGGCGTCAGCGGCGCCGAGCTTCAGCGCGAAATCGTCAACACCCGCACCGCGCTTCAGAACGCCGTGGCCTCGGCCGCGACCCGTTCGACCCCGGCTCTGGCGACCGGCCTCCTGGGCGCCGTCAACGACGACCAAGTGTTCAGCTCGCCCCAGACCAATCTCGATCTGTTCAACAAGGCCGTCGAAGGCCTGACCGTCGATCAGGTCAATCAGGCGACCAAAGCGGTCTTCGAAGGCCAGGGCCCGCTGCTTCTGTTCAGCTCGCCCGTGCCGGTCGAGGGCGGCGAGGCCGCCGTCACCGCAGCGCTGGAGGCCTCGCGCAACACCCCGGTGCAAGCCCGCGCCGCCGAGGCCGAGCTGAAATGGCCCTATGCTGACTTCGGCGCCCCGGCGGTCCCCGCCGCCCGTTCGGAAGTCGCCGATCTGGGCGCGACCCTGGTCCGCTTCCCGAACGGCACCTTGCTCAACATCAAGAAGACCGACTTCCGCGCCGACCAGATTCTGGTCAGCGCCCGCACCGGTCTTGGCGAACTGGGCCTGCCTGCCGACACCCTGTCGCCCCTGTCGATGGCCAGCACCGTCCTGGCCCCCGGCGGTCTGGGCAAGCTTAGCTTGGACGAGATGAACCGCGTCCTCAGCGGACGCACCTACAGCGCCGCCGTCAATCAGGCCGGCGACGCCTACATCTTCGCCGGCGCCACCAAGCCCGCCGATCTTCAGCTGGAGCTTCAGGTCCTGGCCGCCTATCTGACCGATCCGGGCCTGCGCGGCGCCTCGTTCGAACAGACCAAGGCCATGTTCCCGCAAATCCTGGCTCAGTTGGGCGCCACGCCGCGCGGCGTCTTCCAACGCGACGCCTCGGGCCTGCTAGCCAGCGGCGACGCGCGTGAGACGACCCCGACCGCCGAACAGATCGCCGCGATCCAGATCGACGACATCCGCTCGGGCGTTCGCTCAGCCCTGGCCCAAGGTCCGGTCGAGATCACCGTCGTCGGCGACGTCGACGTCGACGCGGTCATCGCCGCCGTCGGCTCGACCTTCGGCGCCCTGCCCTCGCGCGGCGAGGCGCCCACACCGCCCGCCGGCTCGACGGTGCGCAAGTTCCCGGCCCCGACCGCTACGCCGGTCCAGCTGTATCACACCGGACCCGCCGAACAGGCGCTGGGCTTCGTCGCCTGGCCGACCACCGACCAGGTTGAAGATCGCAAGACCGCGCGTCAGCTGTCGATCCTGTCGGACGTGCTGCAACTGCGCCTGAACGACGAAATCCGTGAGAAGCAGGGCCTGGCCTATTCGCCCAGCGCCGGCTCAACCGCCTCGGACACCTATCCGGGCTACGGCTTCATCTCGGTGACGGCGGAAACCCCGCCGGCCGCCCTGCCCAAGCTGTTCGAGACGGTAGACGCCATCGCTGCCGACCTGCGCGACAATCCGATCAGCGAGGACGAACTGAACCGCGCCCGTCGCCCGGCCGTCGAGCGCATCCGTCGCAGCATGGCCGACAATGGCTATTGGCTGACCCAACTGTCGCAGGCCCAGAGCGATCCGGCGACGCTGGACCAGACCCGCAACCAGATCGCCACCCTGGAAGCCGTCACCGCCGCCGACCTTCAGGCCCTGGCTCGCCAGTATCTGAAGTCCGACAGCGCTTGGCGGGCCACCGTCACCGCTCAACCGGCGGCCCAGTAA
- a CDS encoding CBS domain-containing protein: MFVAEILKTKGNAVFSIAPDLTVTQACAELEQKRVGALVVCDGDSVVGVFSERDVVKALAADGADALPRPVADYMTAKVIYAEPAEEMSALMTRMTDRRIRHLPVMQADRLVGVISIGDVVKCQIAEHAHEAESLRTYIAG; encoded by the coding sequence ATGTTCGTCGCCGAAATCCTCAAGACCAAGGGAAACGCCGTCTTCTCCATCGCGCCGGATCTGACGGTGACGCAGGCGTGCGCAGAACTGGAGCAGAAGCGGGTCGGAGCATTGGTCGTCTGTGACGGCGACAGCGTGGTTGGGGTGTTTTCCGAACGCGATGTGGTCAAGGCGTTGGCGGCCGATGGCGCCGATGCGCTGCCCCGTCCGGTCGCAGACTATATGACGGCCAAGGTGATCTATGCCGAACCGGCCGAGGAGATGTCGGCCTTGATGACCCGCATGACCGATCGGCGCATTCGGCATCTGCCGGTCATGCAGGCGGATCGTCTGGTCGGCGTCATCTCCATCGGCGACGTGGTGAAGTGCCAGATCGCCGAACACGCCCATGAGGCCGAGAGCTTGCGGACCTATATTGCAGGCTGA
- the hfaB gene encoding holdfast anchoring protein HfaB: MSRRHLIKGSAAVSAVALLLAGCVSPVAGPSGQYATPIGNAPVTANPTPYSAALYCLADYARRYNLPSPRMAVGRISDYTGTVSSDGGRQITGGASLMANSALAKAGARIVERYDTSVSELELRYANNKLIGDQAPDAKGPEDTQYRRILAGQVPGSDFYVVGGITEVNYNIRSGGFDIAGGEVDSNRPGSGIVNHRVYVMNIAMDLRLVQTTTLEVVDVVSYQKQIIGREISAGVFDFLNGNVFDISAGTGGMEPTQLAVRALVERATVEFMANLYGAPGPEICLNPANDPLGDSTVGPTGGYYPAYPTQDTNNGQTRADPSRWHDGRDGDVRRTRH, encoded by the coding sequence ATGAGCCGACGTCATCTTATCAAGGGGTCCGCCGCCGTCTCGGCCGTCGCCCTTCTGCTCGCCGGCTGCGTCAGCCCGGTCGCGGGTCCGTCGGGTCAATATGCGACGCCGATCGGCAATGCGCCGGTGACCGCAAACCCCACGCCCTATTCCGCCGCCCTGTATTGCCTGGCCGACTACGCCCGTCGCTACAACCTGCCCTCGCCGCGCATGGCCGTGGGCCGGATCAGCGACTACACCGGCACGGTGTCATCCGACGGCGGCCGCCAGATCACCGGCGGCGCCTCCCTGATGGCCAACTCGGCGCTGGCCAAGGCCGGCGCCCGCATCGTCGAACGCTACGACACCTCGGTGTCCGAGCTTGAGCTGCGCTACGCCAACAACAAGCTGATCGGCGACCAAGCTCCCGACGCCAAGGGGCCAGAGGACACCCAGTACCGCCGCATCCTGGCAGGCCAGGTGCCGGGCTCTGACTTCTATGTCGTCGGCGGCATCACCGAGGTGAATTACAACATCCGCTCCGGCGGCTTCGACATCGCCGGCGGCGAGGTCGACAGCAACCGCCCCGGCTCGGGCATCGTCAATCACCGCGTCTATGTGATGAACATCGCCATGGATCTGCGCCTGGTCCAGACGACCACGCTGGAGGTCGTCGATGTCGTCTCCTATCAGAAGCAGATCATCGGCCGCGAAATCTCGGCCGGCGTGTTCGACTTCCTGAACGGCAACGTGTTCGACATCTCGGCCGGCACGGGCGGGATGGAGCCGACGCAACTGGCCGTCCGCGCCCTGGTCGAACGGGCCACGGTCGAGTTCATGGCCAACCTCTATGGCGCGCCAGGCCCCGAAATCTGCCTGAACCCCGCCAACGACCCGCTCGGCGATTCCACGGTCGGCCCGACCGGCGGCTATTATCCGGCCTATCCCACTCAGGACACCAACAATGGCCAGACCCGCGCCGATCCGTCTCGTTGGCATGATGGCCGCGACGGCGACGTTCGCCGCACTCGCCACTGA
- a CDS encoding rhomboid family intramembrane serine protease, which translates to MSDASGRFDPPNNRPAREPMFNVPLVVLLIAASMPTLFFFQRDLPDMGMSMAFAPLDLEQGRWGGLLTAMLLHGGWTHAIMNAVAALAFGTPVARLFGTKVGPTVFLLFYLVCGVLASLGYGLIHWGSSEPMVGASGAVFGLIGAATRLLGGQGRVLPMGDRRVIGAAITWMAVNAVTGMIGGLPGAEGASIAWEAHAVGFVVGFLAIGPLGRLFGTRAAPHR; encoded by the coding sequence ATGTCAGACGCATCCGGTCGATTCGATCCGCCGAACAACCGCCCGGCGCGAGAGCCGATGTTCAATGTGCCGCTGGTCGTGCTGCTGATCGCGGCGTCGATGCCGACGCTCTTTTTCTTCCAGCGCGACCTGCCCGACATGGGCATGAGCATGGCCTTCGCGCCCCTTGATCTGGAGCAGGGGCGGTGGGGCGGGCTGCTGACGGCCATGCTGCTGCACGGCGGCTGGACCCACGCCATCATGAATGCGGTGGCGGCGCTGGCGTTCGGGACGCCGGTGGCGCGGCTGTTCGGGACCAAGGTTGGTCCGACGGTCTTTCTGCTCTTCTATCTGGTGTGCGGGGTCTTGGCGTCGCTGGGCTATGGACTGATCCACTGGGGATCCAGCGAGCCGATGGTCGGCGCGTCCGGCGCCGTCTTCGGCCTGATCGGCGCCGCGACGCGATTGCTGGGAGGGCAGGGCAGAGTGCTGCCGATGGGTGATCGCCGCGTGATCGGCGCGGCCATCACCTGGATGGCGGTCAACGCCGTGACCGGAATGATCGGCGGACTACCCGGCGCCGAAGGGGCCAGCATCGCCTGGGAAGCGCATGCGGTCGGGTTCGTCGTCGGCTTTCTGGCCATCGGTCCCTTGGGGCGGCTGTTCGGAACGAGGGCCGCACCTCATCGCTGA
- the ileS gene encoding isoleucine--tRNA ligase → MADAPENTSESTARDYRDTVFLPETPFPMRGGLPQKEPVILEQWGDLYGTLRAERQKQNAPLYVLHDGPPYANGDIHIGHALNKTLKDFVVRSRFLLGYDVDYVPGWDCHGLPIEWKIEEQFRAKGRRKDEVSKDEFRRACREYAGKYIDLQKDQFHRLGIVGDFANRYATMDFTSEAAIVAEFHKFKNSGQLYRGSKPVMWSPVERTALADAEIEYHDHVSPTIWVKFPVTAMSDDHPDDLLAFRSSTPSIVIWTTTPWTIPANRAISYGPEIAYGLYEVTAMEEGLEFAPWAKPGDRLILADKLAEDVFKAAKIAAWTRVYDINPSGLETAHPLAALDSGYGFSVPLLAGDHVTDDAGTGFVHTAPGHGADDFEVWKAHGHHEVPDTVDPDGAYYPGVPLFAGLKVLETEGKKTGKFGPANGAVMEKLIEAGNLLARGRLEHSYPHSWRSKAPIIFRNTPQWFIRMDQPLKSGDTLRETALNAIDATAFHPVAGKNRIRSMVEGRPDWLVSRQRAWGTPLAMFIDKQTGQPLHDPEVDARIVAAVAEHGADIWFTAPYSDFLGAHDPARYEKVEDILDVWFDSGSTHAFTLDPRLPENGYTGDRPAHWPADLYLEGSDQHRGWFQSSLLEGCGTRGRAPFKAVLTHGFTLDEKGEKMSKSKGNTTDPLTIIKESGADILRLWVALVDYSDDQRIGKQILQTTVDAYRKLRNTVRYLLGALADFDEAERLPLDQMPPLERFILHRLHELDAQVRAAYAEYRFQDVVRPVLEFCAGDLSALYFDIRKDALYCDRPDALRRRAARTVMDEVFMRLTAWLAPLTPFTMEEAWTTRFPDAGSNCARVIPDTPAEWENETAYTKLKNLLPIREVVLGSLELARRDKMIGSSLDADVLIVLDDPALIQLVQDVAGSENPDQFMADFCIASVARLTRDDPQGPEVPFRLPEHAGIGALVRRSDNPKCARSWRRVPDVGSDPAYPDLSARDADAVRYWEQTHA, encoded by the coding sequence ATGGCTGACGCCCCCGAAAACACCTCTGAATCCACCGCCCGCGACTATCGCGACACCGTCTTCCTGCCCGAGACCCCCTTCCCCATGCGCGGCGGCCTGCCCCAGAAGGAGCCGGTCATCCTGGAACAGTGGGGCGACCTCTACGGGACCCTGCGCGCCGAGCGTCAGAAGCAGAACGCCCCGCTCTACGTCCTCCACGACGGCCCGCCCTACGCCAACGGCGACATCCACATCGGCCACGCCCTGAACAAGACGCTGAAGGACTTCGTGGTCCGCAGCCGCTTCCTTCTGGGCTACGATGTCGATTACGTCCCCGGCTGGGACTGCCACGGCCTGCCGATCGAGTGGAAGATCGAGGAGCAGTTCCGCGCCAAGGGCCGCCGCAAGGACGAGGTGTCCAAGGACGAGTTCCGCCGCGCCTGCCGCGAATACGCCGGCAAATACATCGACCTGCAAAAGGATCAGTTCCACCGGCTGGGCATCGTCGGCGACTTCGCCAACCGCTACGCCACCATGGACTTCACCTCCGAAGCGGCCATCGTCGCCGAGTTCCACAAGTTCAAGAACTCGGGCCAGCTCTATCGCGGATCCAAGCCCGTCATGTGGTCGCCGGTCGAGCGCACAGCCTTGGCCGACGCCGAGATCGAGTACCACGACCATGTCAGCCCGACGATCTGGGTCAAGTTCCCTGTCACGGCCATGTCCGACGACCATCCCGACGACCTGCTGGCCTTCCGCTCCAGCACCCCGTCCATCGTCATCTGGACCACCACGCCCTGGACCATCCCGGCCAACCGCGCCATCAGCTATGGCCCCGAGATCGCCTATGGCCTGTATGAGGTCACGGCCATGGAGGAAGGCCTGGAGTTCGCGCCCTGGGCCAAGCCCGGCGACCGCCTGATCCTGGCCGACAAGCTGGCCGAGGACGTGTTCAAGGCCGCCAAGATCGCCGCCTGGACCCGCGTCTACGACATCAATCCGTCGGGCCTGGAGACCGCCCACCCGCTGGCCGCGCTCGACAGCGGCTACGGCTTCTCCGTGCCCCTGCTGGCCGGCGATCACGTCACCGACGACGCCGGCACCGGCTTCGTCCACACCGCGCCCGGCCACGGCGCCGACGACTTCGAGGTTTGGAAGGCCCACGGTCATCACGAAGTGCCCGACACCGTCGATCCAGACGGCGCCTACTACCCCGGCGTCCCCCTGTTCGCGGGCCTGAAGGTGCTGGAGACCGAGGGCAAGAAGACCGGCAAGTTCGGCCCCGCCAACGGCGCCGTGATGGAGAAGCTGATCGAGGCCGGCAACCTGTTGGCGCGCGGACGACTGGAGCATTCCTATCCGCACAGCTGGCGCTCCAAGGCGCCGATCATTTTCCGCAACACCCCCCAGTGGTTCATCCGCATGGATCAGCCCCTGAAGAGCGGCGACACCCTGCGCGAGACGGCGCTGAACGCCATCGACGCCACCGCCTTCCATCCCGTCGCCGGCAAGAACCGCATCCGCTCGATGGTCGAAGGCCGTCCCGACTGGCTGGTCAGCCGCCAGCGCGCCTGGGGCACGCCTCTGGCCATGTTCATCGACAAACAGACGGGCCAGCCCTTGCATGACCCCGAGGTCGATGCCCGCATCGTCGCGGCCGTCGCCGAACACGGCGCCGACATCTGGTTCACCGCGCCCTACAGCGATTTCCTGGGCGCCCACGACCCGGCCCGCTACGAAAAGGTCGAGGACATCCTGGACGTCTGGTTCGATTCCGGCTCGACCCATGCCTTCACGCTCGACCCGCGCCTGCCGGAAAACGGCTATACCGGCGACCGTCCCGCCCACTGGCCCGCCGATCTCTACCTGGAAGGCTCCGACCAGCACCGCGGCTGGTTCCAGTCGTCCCTGCTGGAAGGTTGCGGCACCCGTGGCCGCGCCCCGTTCAAGGCGGTCCTGACCCACGGCTTCACCCTCGACGAGAAGGGGGAGAAGATGTCCAAGTCCAAGGGCAATACGACCGACCCCCTGACCATCATCAAGGAGTCGGGCGCCGACATCCTGCGTCTGTGGGTGGCCCTGGTCGATTATTCGGACGACCAGCGGATCGGCAAACAGATCCTGCAGACCACGGTCGACGCCTATCGCAAGCTCAGGAACACCGTTCGCTATCTGCTCGGCGCCCTGGCCGATTTCGATGAGGCAGAACGCCTGCCGCTGGACCAGATGCCGCCGCTGGAGCGGTTCATCCTGCACCGCCTGCACGAACTCGACGCTCAGGTCCGTGCGGCTTACGCCGAATACCGCTTCCAGGACGTCGTCCGTCCGGTGCTGGAGTTCTGCGCCGGCGACCTGTCGGCCCTGTATTTCGACATCCGCAAGGACGCCCTCTACTGCGACCGCCCCGACGCCTTGCGCCGTCGCGCCGCCCGCACTGTGATGGACGAGGTCTTCATGCGCCTGACCGCCTGGCTGGCTCCGTTGACGCCCTTCACCATGGAAGAGGCCTGGACCACGCGCTTCCCGGATGCGGGTTCTAACTGCGCCCGAGTGATCCCCGACACTCCGGCGGAATGGGAGAACGAAACGGCCTACACCAAACTCAAGAACCTGCTTCCCATCCGCGAAGTAGTGCTAGGTAGTTTGGAACTGGCACGACGTGACAAGATGATAGGATCCAGCCTCGATGCTGATGTTCTCATCGTCTTGGATGACCCGGCTTTGATCCAACTGGTTCAAGACGTTGCAGGGTCTGAGAATCCTGACCAGTTCATGGCAGACTTCTGCATCGCCAGTGTCGCAAGGCTGACTCGCGATGACCCTCAAGGTCCCGAAGTGCCATTCAGACTGCCTGAACATGCAGGCATAGGTGCCCTAGTGCGACGCTCCGACAACCCGAAATGCGCCCGCTCCTGGCGCCGGGTCCCCGACGTCGGCTCCGACCCCGCCTATCCCGACCTCTCGGCCCGCGACGCCGATGCGGTTCGGTATTGGGAACAGACGCACGCCTGA